The region CTTCCTCGTTGGTCCCACGGCCCGTGAAGTGGACCGCGACGATATCGTCCGCAGCGATGAGGTGGTGGATCGTGTACTCGAAGTCGGGGAAGGTGGTTCGGGCTACTTCGATGTGTTCTTTGAGTCCGTCACGACCACGAACTTCTTCGCCAACGAGCGCAAACGGATCGTGCATGACAAAGTCATCGGCCACGAGTTCATCGATGACGTCCAGCTCTTCTGCCCCACTGTACGTGTCGTAGGAAGTACGCTGAACGACGTCTTTGGTTTCTTCTATCGTGCTCATTGCCAACTCACACCACATTATACGGCGTATGAGGATATGAGTTTCACCGCTCTTTTTCCAAACAATCTTTTTGTGTTACCCGTCTCGGAAATATCGACCAATGATTCACGTACGATATATTTATCGAGTTATCGACACATTTGAGCAGTGAAGAAGAGAGTCGACTTATCAAGCGTAGCCTGTGTGACGGCCCATTTGATCGAGCGTAACGGATTTCGATAGAGTCCTCCCGGTTGAATCGACGGTTCGTCAGGTCGCAGCATCGATTTGCAGCAAATTGTTATACACATATATGCATATATTAGTGTTCTGTACAGGGTGGTCTACTCGTATATACGAGATTTTTTGTACAACGACTCGCAACCGAGCGAGTATACTATGTCGGACAGCACGGACGGGGGCATGCAACTCGAATACGAACTCGACGACAGGCCGCCGTGGCCGAAGTCGATTCTCCTCGGCTTACAACACGTCGCAGTCATGATCGTCCCGGCGACGGCAGTCGCGTACATCGTCGCCGGCGACGTCGGCCTCGGCGGGGCGGATACGGCCTACATCGTCCAGATGGTCCTCTTGTTCTCGGGACTCGCGACGATCATCCAGGCCTACACGGTCGGTCCGATTGGTGCAAAACTGCCGCTCGTGATGGGCTCGAGTTTCACGTTCGTGGGCGCAGCGGCGACGATCGGCATCGACTACGGGATGGCAGCCGTGTTCGGCGCGATTCTCGTCAGCGGCTTCGCCGTCGAAGGCGTCATCGGCTGGCAGTTTAAACGCGTCAAACCCTTCTTCCCGCCGCTCGTCACCGGCCTCGTCGTCGTCATCATCGGCTTATACCTCATTCCGACGGGGATGGATTACGTTGCCGGCGGCGACGCCGCCCAGGAAGCCGGTGAGTACGGCAGTTTGCACAACCTCGGGTTGGCCGCACTCGTCTTCGCCATCTCAGTCGGTCTCAACATGTTCACGCGCGGGATCGCACGGCTGTTGAGCATTCTCGCCGGCATCTCTATCGGCTACGTCGTCGCCGTCGTCCTCGACGTACAGTTTGGCTACGACCTCATCGACTTCGGCGAGTTCAGCGAGGCCGCCGTGGTCGCTATCCCCGAACCGACGAGATTCGGCCTCGAGTTCGAACCCGTTGCAATCCTGATGTTCGCGTTCTTGTTCCTCGTCTCGGCGATGGAAACTGTAGGCGATATGTCGGGCGTGACGGCCGCCGAGGGGCGGAATCCGACCGACCGGGAGTTCCGCGGCGCGCTGTTCAACGACGGCTTCTTGAGTTCGATCGGCTCGCTGTTCGCCGCGTTCCCGATCACGTCGTTCTCCCAGAACGTCGGTATCGTGACCTTCACCGGCGTGATGAGTCGACACGTCGTCGGCGTCTGCGGGGCAATCCTCGCGATCCTCGGTCTAAGTCCGCTCGTCGCCACCGTCGTCACGACCATTCCGAGCGCCGTCTTCGGCGGTGCCGTCTTACTCATGGTCGGAATGGTCGCCGCGAGCGGCGTCAGGCTGATCGTGCTCCACACCGAACTCAACCGACGGAATATGGTCATCGTGGCCGTCTCAATCGGGCTCGGTCTCGGCGTCGCGACGACGCCCGAAGCGCTGCAGGGACTGCCTACCTCGGCCGAGATGTTCTTCGGCGAACCCGTCATCATGGCCGCCTTCTCCGCACTGCTGCTCAACACGTTCGTCCCCGGCGAACAAAGCCCACTCTTCGACGCCCGCTCACCGGGTCACTCTACAGAGTCCGAACCCGCACCTGTCGGTCCGGGTGACGACTGACACGGTCGTTCTCACCGCCTGCGTGTTTGGGGCTCACGACCACGGACTTCTCCAGCGGTGAGACACCTATGCGGACCAGTGTCGACCAGATATCCGACCTTGAGCAACTGTTTCATCACAAATTCGCCCAGCAGCACACCACCGAGCAGGAACTCGTCGAAATCTTCGACGAGATGGCGACGAACGCGACCAACGACCGCCTGAGCAAGGGAGTTGCAGATCATCGCGACGAGATTCGCATGCAGGTGACGCGGCTCGAGGACGTGTTCGCCGCGCTCGACCGACCAGCCGAACAGCGCGAGGCACCGATCCTCGACGGTCTCGAGCAAGACCGACGCATGCTCGAGGACGCCATCGAAGACGACGATCTGCGCAACACGATCTCCCTGAACGCGGCAATGATGACGGAAGGAATCGAGATGAGCGCCTACGAGGGGCTCTCGACGATGGCGACACAGATCGGCTACGACGACGAGATTCGAAAGCCACTCGAGTCGAACTTCGACGAGGGCAATCCGCGTATCGCGAACTGTCGGCGATGGAATCCACAACTGAGCTGAAATCGATGTGGGATTGGCTCACACCGTCGTAACGACGCTCGAGGGCCGGAGCAAACGCAGGTTGTGGTCTCTCGAACGAGGGTGGATTCCTCGAGTGGGGCGTCATGAGACTGCCGTGGGCTTATTCCGGTCGATTACTTGATTGTCGTATGGCAGTTATTGCAGAATTTTCAGTCCACTCGGAGGACCTTGCGCTCCATCACACGCTCACGGCGGCGCCGGAGATGGTCGTCGAGATCGAGCGGGTCGTCGCGACGATGAAAGATCGGATTATGCCGTACTTCTGGGTCAGCGGCGGGACGTTGTCGGATTTCGAGCGAGCGCTCGAGGAGGACGAATCGGTGAAGAATATCACAGAAGTCGACGTGGTTGAGGGGGCCAAGCTCTATCGTGCCGAGTGGACCGAAAACATCGAGACGGTCATTTACGCGTACGTGGAAATCGGTGCGACCATCTTGCAGGCGTCCGGACAGGACGACCGCTGGGAGCTTCGAATGCGTTTCGACGACCAGGAGATGCTCCTCGACTTCCGCGAGTACTGTGGGGAAAACGACGTTTCGTTCGAACTCACGCAGCTACAGGAACAAGAACAGCCCATGGCGAGTGCACAGTACGATCTCACGCCCAAGCAACGAGAGACGTTGATCAACGCCCTCGAGGCCGGGTACTACGAGGTCCCCCAGCAAGTGACGATGAACGAGTTAGCGACCGAAATGGGAATTTCTCAGCAAGCGCTGTCGAAACGATTCCACAACGCGCACAAGAACCTCATCTCCAACGTGCTGGCCGTTCGAAGTCCCGACGAGCCGTGATTTTCCGCGGCTGTAGACGCGCTATATGAACCATTGGTCAATACAACCGTTCGTTCCATTGGGGCGCAACCGCTACCTGCGTGTGTGATGAGTGAGTTCCGACACAGGTACACCGGTTCTGTATCACTCGCGCTAGCCGCCACGAATGCGACTCGAGCATCGAAAACAGTCACCAATGCGGAACGAGACAAATCGAGACTATTTCGAGGGACTTGACCACGTCTATCATGTCAGGAGAGGACAACAGATCGAAGATTGCCGCAAAGTGTCGAACGTGTGATGCAGTTTACTCGGCGTGGTTGTTGGACGACGATTCGATCCACATCATCGGCCGAAAAGACGGCTGTCGATGCGGATCCAAAGCGTTCGAAGCGCTCTCGAAACCGACGCCATAACAGCGTTTATCGCACCCCATCCGTTCTGCGGTAACCGACATCCCGATGGGAACCGTCGGGTACAAGGCCGTACGCGTTGAGTCAGATCGCATGCAACTCGAGTGTATCTTTTTCGGTCCGTTTCGAGAAGCGATCGACGAGAAGACCGTCCAGTACGAAACCGAGGCACGCACCGCTGGCGATTTGCTTCGCGAACTCGAGTCGACGTATCCCGAACTCGAGGGACGACTCGTTGCTGACGACGAAAGTGGTCTCGCCGGTGAGACCGTGGTCACGAAAAATAAGCGAAACGTGACTCACATCGACGGCCTCGAGACGGAACTCGAGGAGACCGACGTTATCCGCCTCGTTCCGTCAGTGTACGGCGGGTAACCCGTTCGGTTTGATTCAAGAGAGGGAGAGTTAGTCGTCGGACGGGACGGCGTCGGTCGCCGACTCCACTCTCGCGTCGGGAACGGTGCCGTCGTCCGACCACGCTCGCGCCTCGTAGTACTCGTCGATCGCCGCCTCGAGGTCCGGCAGGTCGTAGGGGACGCCGTCGTCGTCGTTGTCGAAGCCACGCTGGTTGTTGAAGTGTCGTTCGCGCTCGATCGTCTGAGAGCCCACGGCCATGAGGTCCTCGTAGTCGGCATCGAAGAGTTCCTCGAGTCGTTCTTCGGTCACGTAGTCGTCGCCGAAGGCACAGACGATCCCCGTATCGCGGAAGGCGTTGTGGTTCTCGCGGTCGACGAGCGTCTCCGCTTTGCCGAGCGTTCCTTCGGGGTCGAGTTTGCCGGCGTACTCGGGACTGAGCATGCTCGCGTACATGTGGTCTGCGCCCCGATTCGCCACGGCATAGGAGAGCCCCTGCCCGTGGAGGACGCGACCGTCGTGGGCGGCGAACTCCATGCCTTTGACCGTGTAGTTCTCGACGCCCAGTGCTTCGTGAGCGCGGGCGACGCCCTCTGCGAGCGTGTCGCCGATTCCGTCCCTGTGGGCGATTTTCTCGGTGATCTCCTGGGCGAGGTCGGCGTTGCCGAACTCATCTTCGCTGTCGAGGTAGGCGGCGACCGTCACCCCCGCGGAGATGGTGTCCATGCCGAGGGTGTCACAAAGTTCGTTGCCCTTCATGACCTCAACGATGTCGCCGACACCCTGTTGAGAGCCGAAGGCGTAGACGGTCTCGAACTCCGGCCCTTCGGTCTCGACGCCGCGTTCTTCGTCTCGCGTCGGGAGTTTGCAGGCGTACGCGCAGGCCGAACAGGCTCCTTTCTTGTACTTCTTCTCCTCGACGGCGTTGCCGCCGATGTTTGCTGCATCCTCGAACTCGTACTCCCGGAAGTACCTCGTGGGCAGCGAGAAGTTGTCGTTGATGAACTCCGTGTTCCCGGTCGTCCCCTGTCTGCGCATCAGGTCGTCCGATTGGGCGGCCTCGCGGTGGACGTCC is a window of Natronorubrum sediminis DNA encoding:
- a CDS encoding aldehyde ferredoxin oxidoreductase C-terminal domain-containing protein, whose amino-acid sequence is MLHATGPLLTVDVGERRATETAIDDLLADTVGGRATATALAHDRIPFDADPFGPENRAYLSTGPLQQSQMSFTGRMNMTGLSPLTDGLVSTNAGGYLSRNFVAAGYSVLEVVGESDELLAIHVTDEGVEFEEVPELEGATVPKTSEHVERERDLGAEHCIAIGPAGENLVRFASVMTFDSRAFGRGGLGAVLGSKNVKCVTFDGDVENPLEIPNPPEMDVHREAAQSDDLMRRQGTTGNTEFINDNFSLPTRYFREYEFEDAANIGGNAVEEKKYKKGACSACAYACKLPTRDEERGVETEGPEFETVYAFGSQQGVGDIVEVMKGNELCDTLGMDTISAGVTVAAYLDSEDEFGNADLAQEITEKIAHRDGIGDTLAEGVARAHEALGVENYTVKGMEFAAHDGRVLHGQGLSYAVANRGADHMYASMLSPEYAGKLDPEGTLGKAETLVDRENHNAFRDTGIVCAFGDDYVTEERLEELFDADYEDLMAVGSQTIERERHFNNQRGFDNDDDGVPYDLPDLEAAIDEYYEARAWSDDGTVPDARVESATDAVPSDD
- a CDS encoding helix-turn-helix domain-containing protein; protein product: MAVIAEFSVHSEDLALHHTLTAAPEMVVEIERVVATMKDRIMPYFWVSGGTLSDFERALEEDESVKNITEVDVVEGAKLYRAEWTENIETVIYAYVEIGATILQASGQDDRWELRMRFDDQEMLLDFREYCGENDVSFELTQLQEQEQPMASAQYDLTPKQRETLINALEAGYYEVPQQVTMNELATEMGISQQALSKRFHNAHKNLISNVLAVRSPDEP
- a CDS encoding ubiquitin-like small modifier protein 1, encoding MGTVGYKAVRVESDRMQLECIFFGPFREAIDEKTVQYETEARTAGDLLRELESTYPELEGRLVADDESGLAGETVVTKNKRNVTHIDGLETELEETDVIRLVPSVYGG
- a CDS encoding ester cyclase; this translates as MSTIEETKDVVQRTSYDTYSGAEELDVIDELVADDFVMHDPFALVGEEVRGRDGLKEHIEVARTTFPDFEYTIHHLIAADDIVAVHFTGRGTNEEAPPGLDVEPTGEVVEFEGMEFDRIEDGKLAETWLLTDALGFLEQLGALPDEE
- a CDS encoding uracil-xanthine permease family protein codes for the protein MSDSTDGGMQLEYELDDRPPWPKSILLGLQHVAVMIVPATAVAYIVAGDVGLGGADTAYIVQMVLLFSGLATIIQAYTVGPIGAKLPLVMGSSFTFVGAAATIGIDYGMAAVFGAILVSGFAVEGVIGWQFKRVKPFFPPLVTGLVVVIIGLYLIPTGMDYVAGGDAAQEAGEYGSLHNLGLAALVFAISVGLNMFTRGIARLLSILAGISIGYVVAVVLDVQFGYDLIDFGEFSEAAVVAIPEPTRFGLEFEPVAILMFAFLFLVSAMETVGDMSGVTAAEGRNPTDREFRGALFNDGFLSSIGSLFAAFPITSFSQNVGIVTFTGVMSRHVVGVCGAILAILGLSPLVATVVTTIPSAVFGGAVLLMVGMVAASGVRLIVLHTELNRRNMVIVAVSIGLGLGVATTPEALQGLPTSAEMFFGEPVIMAAFSALLLNTFVPGEQSPLFDARSPGHSTESEPAPVGPGDD